aaaccattttcaattcGTTACAATCCATACactcaatcaattgaaatactTGATAAcaaagataaattattaaatatttgcAATGATATTAGAAATCAATCTGAAATATTGGCCGATGCAATTTCAAAACTTAAagcttaaaaaaaaaaaaaaaaaaaaaaaaaaatattattttatttttattataaaaaatcaatattgatgtaaataaaaacaattttttctaattttttattttattttttatcttaaAAAAACAGAATTGTACATGTTttggattttattattttttttttttatttttatttttttattttttttttttcatattttttttctttttttttattttttattttttatttttcacttttcaataattttctcacaaaattttatttctcattatttaatgagaaaataaataaattatcaaatgacAACACCAAGAGTACCAACAACATTTACAAGAAAAGTAGCAGGTGGAGTtaaaactacaacaacaggatcatcattaccaacaaataatacatcaacaacaacaacaacaacaacaacagcagcaaagaaattaccaaatggatgtaaaatttcaattaaaaattcaaatttattaacatCAACAGGTTTAACAGATTTAGATGAtattattggtggtggtatacCAATTGGTAGTATATTAATGATTGAAGAAGATATAAATAGTAGTTATTatatgtttttattaaagTATTTCCTTGCAGAAGGTGTACTTCAACAACAGGGTGTATTCttttcatctttaattggtattgatccatttgaaattttaaataaattacctGCAAGAATtacaaaagaagaagaaattgaagctgataaaaatgatactacaaataatataaatacaaatataaatacaaataacaataataaacaaccaacagatgaattaaaaattgcaTGGAGATATCAACAATATGTTTCAAATGAGTtatcaaaacaacaacaacagcaatcaGCATCAACAATAATGAATCAAACATTTTGTCATAGTTATGATTTTACAAGAAAGATGAATGTTCAATCAATGAATCCTGAATTGATTCATACATTATCACATGATGCACAATCACAGGCAGAAGGCACATCACCATatagaaatttatttttagagaTTCAAAATTTAGTTTACAAATATAATAAAGAGGCAGCAATGAACCCTGACCAAACTAGAGTATTACGTTTATGCATTCAATCATTCTCTTCACCACTTTGGTCCAACGATGAAGAGGGAGTCATAGAGTTTTTACATGCATTAAAGGGTTTGTTACGTTCATCAGTTGCAACTTGCGTTATATCAGTTCCAACCTATATCTATAGTGGTGCCTTTGTTAAAAAGATCGCTCATTTATGCGATACCGTGGTCTCAATTAACTCTTTTAGTGGTTTAGGTGGTGAAACACCTGAACAATTCGCAGAGTATCTTGGTCTTTTCAATATCCGTAAGATTGCCCGTTTAAAtactttatcattatcatttcaTCCCGATATGTTAACTTTTGTAttcaaaatgaaaagaaGAAAGATGTGTATCGAAACAATTCATTTACCACCCGAATCTTCACGTGCTGGTGATTCAAAACCTGATAATAATGactcaaataaaaataaatccgatcaaaataatattgtttcAAAAATGAAATCTGGAAGTGGTTTATTAtgtggtggaggtggtggtggttctAGTAATAACAATCCTTTAGatttttaacaaaataaaaaaaaaaaaaataaaaaaaaaaaaaaataaaaaacattaaaacatttttttttttttaagattttttcattgaaaactaaaaataaaattcaatcgTTTTTTCCAACTGTTTCGAACAGTATTTTATTACACAAAAACTCGGAaacttttcatttttataattttattttaaaatttctcttttttctGAGCAAAAAAAACTCtttgtaatttttcaaacaattttttttttttttttttttttttttcccattcaatataaattatcaattctttaattaaataacttatcaaataaaagttcaaattaaaaaatgagattattattttttatattgattaGTTTGtgtttaatttcttcaagTAAAGCAATTGATTATGCTTTTTTCTATCCACCACTTGGGGAAACTGGTGGCCTTGGTATGGGTTACATAGTTGGTATTGGAGAGGTaggtttttaattttttttttttttttttttttttttttttgaataattaaattatttattaaattttttttattattatattattatttaattaggGATGTGTATCATATGACCACCAAGGATGGGCAGCAATTGCTAATTTGACTGATAATGGTATTATTCttgaattatataataattatgattgTAAGGGTAATGTTGCTTTTACATCAAATTttgaatcaaattcaaattcaatttttacaATTCCATTCAATAAATATGATCATAATAATCGTTTTGTTGTTGGAGTTGGTCAACCACCATTTAATGTTGGAAAAATTATGGTTATGCAATTCTATACCACAGAAAATCCAACATGTACTGGTGAAGCaccaataatgaaaatgtttATCAATGGTACTTATTTCAATTCAACTGAACCAACTGAAGAGGTTTATTGTGATCCAACTGATAATTCACCAATGACCTATACTTGTTTCAATGGTGAATGTCAAAATACTCCATATCCAACCAACTGTAGTAACTATTTctcaaatgaaattttcaGTAATTTCTTTTGTCGTACTATTTCACCAGTACCATCCTCAAATTCTTCTCAACAATCAAGTTCAAATGAATCAAGTCGAtcaaattctaatttttcagGTTCAAGTCAATCAGGTTCAAGTCAATCAGGTTCAAGTCAATCAGGTTCAAGTCAATCAGGTTCAAGTCAATCAGGTTCAAGTCAATCAGGTTCAAGTCAATCCGGTTCAAGTCAATCCGGTTCAATGACTGGTGCCGTTACTGGTAGTGTTAGTGGAAGTGGAAGTGGCAGTGGAAGTGGTAgccaatttaaatttaattaaaatttattactttttaaaaaatataaaaataaaatttaaatatgattaatctttatttatttattaattttataaaaatattattattattaaagttgtaaaatatattaaaataatatttttttttaaagaaaataaaaatattgatgttgatgaatttgaaaaatgatGGTTTGATTTTGGGCcaagttttaaaattcttttttcatATTGTGGATCATTTATTCCATCAATTGTTGATGCATGAACAATGTAACCTCTTGATAAACttgtaatattttcaaatgaattcTTACAAACATATGCTGGGAAAGTTTctccatcatcatcatcaagtaATGTATAgtttgaattatcattaaaatccAATAACTTACAATGTTTTATTTCGTACCCGAGTGAACTACATTTTAATAACCAACCATAAACACAAACATCTCTTAATGTACCCAAATGGAATATTGGTTTATATTGGCATctggaaaaattaaaattaaaaaaaaagagttaatttttataattatttaaaattaaataaaaaaatttaataagaaACTTACAATGGTCTAcgaataattataataaattaaaataaaaataaaaataatattaatattagttaattttaattaaaaaagtaaagaaaaaaaaacatacgtGCTAAATTCAGACATTACACAAAATTTTGATTCATTGTAATCAAAAtcactattttttatatattcaatggttttaaaattattacaaattccttcttttaattcaatgatatttttattgattataTTTTGGTTATAATTTAAAGTAAAATTACAGGAAATTGGAGATTTGGTTGGATCACAATTTAAAAAGGAATCAATTAACTCTgtataaaattgattttcacTAAAAGCTATAAAATCTACTTGTTCTCCAGTACAATTTGAATATTCCCATTGTTTAACCATATACATATAAtcgttattgttattatttggtatttGATTAATACTATATGATATCtctataattaatattacttttaatattattaatattacaatatttttcattttatatagtttataaaattaaatttgtttaattttttttttttttttttttcttgttgcttttgttttttttatttaattttattttttatttttattatcattttttttttttatttttttttttgatgatctcaaatttccagattttaataactaattttttttattttttttatttttttttttgaaagagTGGTAGTGGGTAAAAACTTGtttgatttataaaaactagtttttttttttgaaagagTGGTGGTGGTTAAAAACttgtttaatttataaaaactatATATAGTTTTTAAGCACCAAAATTTTCAGttatcaacaaaaaaaaataaacaaatctCAATATCTATTCTTAAGATTTGACCTTAACTgccaacttttttttttttt
This region of Dictyostelium discoideum AX4 chromosome 3 chromosome, whole genome shotgun sequence genomic DNA includes:
- the elp4 gene encoding RNA polymerase II elongator complex subunit, yielding MTTPRVPTTFTRKVAGGVKTTTTGSSLPTNNTSTTTTTTTTAAKKLPNGCKISIKNSNLLTSTGLTDLDDIIGGGIPIGSILMIEEDINSSYYMFLLKYFLAEGVLQQQGVFFSSLIGIDPFEILNKLPARITKEEEIEADKNDTTNNINTNINTNNNNKQPTDELKIAWRYQQYVSNELSKQQQQQSASTIMNQTFCHSYDFTRKMNVQSMNPELIHTLSHDAQSQAEGTSPYRNLFLEIQNLVYKYNKEAAMNPDQTRVLRLCIQSFSSPLWSNDEEGVIEFLHALKGLLRSSVATCVISVPTYIYSGAFVKKIAHLCDTVVSINSFSGLGGETPEQFAEYLGLFNIRKIARLNTLSLSFHPDMLTFVFKMKRRKMCIETIHLPPESSRAGDSKPDNNDSNKNKSDQNNIVSKMKSGSGLLCGGGGGGSSNNNPLDF